A section of the Parasteatoda tepidariorum isolate YZ-2023 chromosome 6, CAS_Ptep_4.0, whole genome shotgun sequence genome encodes:
- the LOC107456923 gene encoding zinc finger protein 235: MLDRKRSTALKNKGHNFYSFSSPGKFITVTMPEKEETYITVTDNVVCASDYQSLALRESLHAELKKGMPLTNHMEENSVPSCHTAFPVDLKEVFELTNPNAEIHQAILRPNDEINPVALQYTHSSQILHSPKETQDDDSDNQVAWRHVLRDQNSHSTDLNNHSPEENQNWEAVIDEPQNLSDSVNTENDILHGTKPTQISVINNQESWTHVIKQTGDVGKQHIHPSNKDQPQMLSSNDHGSWNHVLEEMPNAQEMSHAAQIIHSHPESAQIINAHKQWTHVLNNPNNHQDVTNVPPIDLSGDCSKLTSLEPERRDVSCQVDDISCHGSPDSHSLSDTDAQKVNCNESLNKHIAESPDEIPQSMINLSIATEVPSSSSQVVVHNGIKPEMYTQERHLVVQAGTKALVTTKTASTYPCNHCGKVFGDSRSLQRHMLIHIGLRPYRCPVCGKAFMLNGDLTRHIRIHSGERPYACDVCGRRFTLKGNLMQHFRTHTPEKQYACTICEKNYAQKDSLHRHIRAHFGEKPFECTTCGKRFTLKGDLSRHILIHSGVKPHSCKFCGRQFALKGNLTQHVRTHVRTQTKNSETAGTTFPKNQEEPQLICDLSYSHVQKTFTSVPNSASNIKLPHIVTSNQNSNIVNAHPYVQTSSPSENNHQSPSVGLSFCSECSKTFPSPESLHEHVQLIHEQSTRLASNRYLCNICQKVFCLKGDLTRHLNSHNGVKPYECEHCNKSFTLKSNLRQHLTTHQVDKSFACPMCSKSFGNRRNLNLHLRRHEQARANFTCTKCGRSFLAKSDHFFHDCVKNETSSSSLESSQTPLSANAVINNNTPPASPEEPDCSTPVTIQNSTEHSNQSVPLAVLSVKREACQLPCEDRELDQLECSSPGFTAVNGAQSFLGPFYRHLYFSTSHQTMIPTLKNLLHASTADNMNDFNRSAKSS; encoded by the coding sequence ATGTTAGATCGAAAGAGAAGTACTGCTTTGAAAAACAAAgggcataatttttattctttttcttcaccTGGAAAGTTTATAACAGTTACAATGcctgaaaaagaagaaacttaCATAACTGTCACTGATAATGTTGTCTGTGCATCAGATTATCAGAGTCTAGCTCTGAGGGAAAGTTTGCATGCTGAGTTGAAGAAAGGAATGCCTTTAACTAACCATATGGAAGAAAATTCTGTTCCTTCCTGTCATACTGCATTTCCTGTAGATTTGAAAGAAGTGTTTGAACTAACTAATCCCAATGCTGAAATTCATCAAGCTATTTTACGCCctaatgatgaaataaatcCAGTTGCTCTTCAATATACTCAttcttcacaaattttacattcacCAAAAGAAACACAAGACGATGATTCGGATAATCAAGTTGCATGGAGACATGTTCTGAGAGATCAAAATAGTCATTCCAcagatttaaataatcactcACCTGAAGAGAATCAAAACTGGGAAGCAGTCATAGATGAACCCCAAAATCTCAGTGACAGCGTTAACACTGAGAATGATATTTTACATGGCACGAAGCCAACTCAGATCAGTGTTATTAATAACCAAGAATCGTGGACACATGTGATTAAACAAACTGGTGACGTTGGTAAACAACATATTCATCCTTCCAATAAAGATCAACCTCAGATGCTGTCATCAAATGACCATGGCTCTTGGAATCATGTTTTAGAGGAGATGCCCAATGCACAAGAGATGTCTCATGCTGCCCAAATTATTCACTCTCACCCAGAATCAGCTCAAATAATAAATGCACATAAGCAGTGGACTCATGTACTTAATAATCCAAACAATCATCAGGATGTTACCAATGTTCCACCAATTGATTTGTCTGGGGACTGTTCAAAATTAACTTCTCTGGAACCTGAAAGAAGAGATGTTTCTTGCCAAGTTGATGACATTTCCTGTCATGGATCACCTGATTCTCATTCTCTCTCTGATACTGATGCACAAAAAGTGAATTGCAAtgaatctttgaataaacatattgcAGAGAGTCCTGATGAAATACCTCAGAGCATGATAAATTTATCCATTGCTACTGAAGTTCCTAGTTCTTCTTCTCAAGTAGTTGTGCATAATGGCATAAAACCTGAAATGTATACACAAGAAAGGCATCTTGTTGTGCAAGCTGGGACAAAGGCCCTTGTAACTACAAAAACTGCTAGCACTTATCCATGCAATCACTGTGGAAAAGTGTTTGGTGACAGCCGAAGTTTGCAAAGGCACATGTTAATACATATAGGTTTAAGACCTTATCGTTGCCCTGTTTGCGGGAAAGCTTTTATGTTGAATGGTGATCTCACTCGGCATATTAGAATACATAGTGGTGAGCGACCATACGCATGTGATGTTTGCGGACGtagatttacattaaaaggaaatttaatgcAACACTTTCGCACGCACACACCTGAAAAACAATATGCTTGTACTATTTGTGAGAAAAACTATGCTCAGAAGGATAGCCTTCACCGTCACATTAGGGCTCATTTTGGTGAAAAGCCATTTGAATGTACTACATGTGGTAAAAGATTTACGTTAAAGGGAGATTTAAGTCGTCATATACTTATTCATTCAGGTGTTAAACCGCACTCGTGTAAATTTTGTGGGAGGCAGTTtgctttaaaaggaaatttaactcAACATGTTAGGACTCACGTGAGGACACAAACTAAAAACAGTGAAACAGCTGGGACAACCTTTCCCAAAAACCAAGAGGAGCCTCAACTGATATGTGATTTAAGTTACTCACATGTCCAAAAGACTTTTACTTCTGTGCCAAACAGTGCCTCAAACATAAAATTACCTCATATAGTCACTTCGAATCAGAATTCTAATATTGTCAATGCTCATCCTTATGTTCAAACTTCATCACCATCTGAAAATAATCATCAGTCACCTTCTGTTGGTCTGTCATTTTGTTCTGAATGTTCTAAGACATTTCCATCTCCTGAAAGTCTTCATGAACATGTTCAGCTGATACATGAACAATCCACTCGCTTGGCATCTAACCGATATTTGTGCAATATATGTCAGAAGGTCTTCTGTCTGAAAGGTGACTTGACACGTCATTTGAACAGTCATAATGGCGTAAAACCATACGAGTGTGAACATTGCAATAAATCATtcactttaaaaagtaatttacggCAACATTTAACTACGCATCAGGTAGACAAATCTTTTGCCTGCCCAATGTGTTCAAAATCTTTTGGCAATagacgaaatttaaatttgcatctCCGAAGGCACGAGCAGGCTCGTGCGAATTTTACTTGTACAAAATGTGGGCGTTCCTTTTTAGCTAAGTCTGATCACTTTTTTCATGATtgtgtaaaaaatgaaacttcttCTTCATCTCTTGAAAGTTCCCAAACTCCCTTATCAGCTAATGCTGTGATTAATAACAACACACCACCTGCATCTCCAGAAGAACCCGATTGTTCTACACCAGTGACTATTCAAAATAGTACAGAACATTCCAACCAATCTGTTCCACTTGCCGTGCTATCAGTGAAACGGGAAGCTTGCCAACTGCCGTGTGAGGACCGAGAACTAGATCAGTTGGAGTGCAGCTCTCCTGGTTTTACTGCTGTTAATGGTGCACAGTCATTTTTAGGACCATTTTATCGTCATTTGTATTTCTCTACCTCACATCAGACTATGATTCCAACGTTGAAAAATTTGCTGCATGCATCAACTGCTGataatatgaatgattttaatagGTCGGCTAAAAGTAGttag